gaaattattaaaaatatattttattataaaacctTGTGATGTCGTCTTTTTGGATGAGTAGTGAAAACAGTTCTACGAGATTGAAAATATTGGTGGAGATGAGATTAAATACTGTAGCAGTGAAATTGAGTATTGTAATTATAAGATTAAAATCAGTAATGAAAGATGTGTTTGGATTCAAATGTAACTGTAATAATAAggtaaaaaatgaaaaatgagcACTAAATATATTAGATTGAAAATAGTATATAatagaagttttaaattttttcatttttataaataattaaaaatataaaaattataattttattaataaaatgatttttataataatatattttaaaattttattaatgtaactatttattgtttatttaaataattatttacctTAATTCTAATGTATTGatcattattttataaatattttaataataattacatgcaaatttgtaataattttatttatatgttcatataaatattataattaaataatgtaTTAATTCACTGCAATAAATGATTGAAAATACGTTAATTATTTAGTCaataaatttttagattttatttctaTGAAGTAAGAATGGGGCAAAAGGTTTGCAATAAGCAAAAGTATGCAGCATAGACTAAGACTTAGAAAATACAATCACATCATAAAAGAAAAAGGTATGTCCCCTTTTGATGACTTTTATATGGCATTGGGATAACACTTCCTTTTGTGCAAGGTTAACAAATTACATTAATGATTTGTAAAGAAATTGAGTTTTAAAGCCTAAAAATGATTACATACCGTAAAGATTTGCTAATATCATATTCTTTAAATTGAGTCCTGTGAATGTTTATGAATGTAATGCTATTTTAATTTAACAGAATAAAAAAGGTATTATCCTGTTATTACACACTACGATAGAAGTTTTCTAAAACTCTTCTAACTTTATACCACGTTTGTGAATAAACCATTGAACATTACAAAAGAACTGCTAATGATGCGATATATTGGTGGATGAACGATAAATTTAGAAATTGATTTTAAAACCTACTAAATAAAAATGATTATACACTATACTCTTTAAATTTAATAGATGTTGAATGGATGCATTTTTGTTATATTTGTAAATTCAATTTAACGCAAAAGCTTTGAActttcaaattttgatttttttttttggtgaaattagaaaagaaaattatgttttaattctaaaatagacatttgGACAACTTTACTTGAATACTCATCCCGACTCAAACAAAACTATTcccaaattaatttttataattctttattattttctcttttactaaaaattataatttttaaatatataatgtaaaaaataaaaatagtaaaaaaattgttAATAATCACACAAAAAGTTAGTTGTTGGGGTTGAAAAGTTTAGGTTTGTATAAACCCCACacttttgataagaaaattttatgtgATTCAAACCTTATAATTAGTCACATATCAGTCCCCCATACTATGCACTAGTGGTTGAGGTTCAAAAGTCTTTGCCCATTTTATACATTCTAATTTTGATATCAACTTTAAAGAATGCACACCCTAAAAACTAATTGATGAGTTTGAGAACCACATCTTACAACAAATCTCAATATAAAATCTATATTTTTCTTAGTGTGAGTCAAATCAAGCATAAATCACCAAGCTAAGAAGCCTCCAtccaaatttaattttattttatatttttactaccaAATATGTAAATCCCATACCTTGCCATTAGcaactaataattttattttaatataaccatAAATATTAGTGTTATaattttgtttattaattaaTGATGCAACTAATAAGATTCTTATTTTTGACGACTAAACTGTGGGGCAGAATATTGAAAACATACTTGCATCATTCTTAAAGTTAAACAAAAATGCTTCACTTGATTTGAAATCAACATCCTTAGATGAAGCTTAATAGTATGTAATGTGAAGTTGTTTTCTATAAATGTGGTGCATATCAAATTCCGAATCTCCACACAATCTAAGACCAAACATGGAGAATCTTGGTATCCTAATGTCACTGTTTTTCCTCTTCTCCTTCTCCACTTCCCTTCACCCATCTTCTCATTCTAATCTCCAAAACCACTGCCTTGATGACCAGAGGTCTACTTTGCTACAATTGCAGCATCATCTCTACTATGCCCCAAACTTCACTTTCTCTTCCAAACTTGACCTCTGGGATCCCAATACCCGTTGTTGCTCTTGGAAAGGAGTTACATGTGATGCTCTTGGTCATGTCATTGGGATTGATCTCAGTTGCAAAAACCTTTCAGGCAGCTTTCACTCCATTTTCAATCTCCATCATCTCCAACGCCTTAATCTTGCTGGAAACAATTTTAATACCACTTTGTTTCAGTATgggtttggaaaactcccaaaTTTAACTCATCTCAACCTCTCGGCCTCATGTTTTCATAGCCAAATTCCGGTGGGGATTTCATACTTAACAAGGTTAGTCTCTCTTAACCTATCTTATCAAGATGATTGCTATTGGAGAAATGATCAAAGTTTTGCTTCATTTGACCCTACTTTGAAACTAGAGAAACCAAACTTCAAGACATTCATAAAGAACATGAGGTCTCTCAGAGAGTTGTATTTGGATGGAGTGAATATTTCAAGTCAAAGTAGTGAATGGTGTGAAACCACATCGTTGTCACTTCCCAAGCTGAGTGTTTTAAGCATGTCAGGCTGTGGTTTGACCGGTCCATTTTGTTCATCACTCTTAAACCTTCGTTATCTTTCTAAACTTAACCTTGATTCTAACCCAATCTCTTATTTGCCTCCCAAGTTCTCGAAAATTTCCTCTCCATTGGTTTCTCTTCGTTTAGTAGATTGCAATTTGAGTGGGCATTTTCCAGCAGAATTTTTCTTATTGCCCAAAATGCAAAGAATTGATATTTCAGACAACTCTCGTCTCATGGGCCAATTGCCAGAATTTCCAATTAACAACACTTTAGAGGTGTTGTCATTGCAATATACTAATTTTTCTGGATCCATTCCAGCATCAATTGCAAATCTCAGTAACCTTGTGGAATTGGATCTAAGTGATAACAATTTCAATGGTTCAATCCCTCCATTTCATAGATCTGGAGTTCCAAATCTTGCATCTCTTGATTTGTCATGGAACCACCTTTCTGGATCAATACCTTCTTCCTTATTTACTCTTTCAACATTGCAAACCCTCTCTCTTGGATACAACAGCTTTAGTGATTGCCAATTAAAGCTTGACATGTTTCTCCAACTCAGCAACTTAACGCGTCTCGACCTATCCAACATCAGCTTGTTTATTGGAAGCAACAACAAAATCCGTACTTTACCCCAATTAGAGTCTCTATACCTAAGGTCATGCAACCTTACTGAATTTCCTGAATTCATCAAAAGCCAAAACAAGTTGACTGACCTAGATCTTTCTAACAACCGAATCCACGGTCTTGTTCTAAATTGGTTGTGGAAGAGCACACTTGAAATATTAGACCTTTCTTCCAATGCGATTGACATTCCGAATCAGTTTCCTTTTGATGATGCAAATTCCTCCTTTCCAATGCTGAGATCGTTGTTTTTGGAATCTTGTAATATAAGTACGTTTCCAGCATTTCTAAAGAGTCAAGAGAGCTTAGAAGAACTTGACCTTTCAAATAACCAAATAAGCGGGGCAGTACCAAATTGGTTGTGGAAGAGCACACTTATATTCGTAGACCTTTCTTCCAATGCGATTGACATTCCGAATCAGTTTCCTTTTGATGATGCAAATTCCTCCTTTCCAATGCTGATTTCGTTGCGTTTGAGATCCTGTAATATAAGTACGTTTCCAGCATTTCTAAAGAGTCAAGAGAGCTTAGAAGAACTTGACCTTTCAAACAACCAAATAAGCGGGGCCGTACCAAATTGGGTGTGGAAGAAAAGTTTGCAATATTTGGATCTTTCCAACAATTCTCTAACATCTTTGGACCAATTTTCATCCAATCAAGACTCTTTACAAATACCTATTTGTAATTTGAGTCAACTTAAGACTTTTGCTGCTTCCTTCAACAAATTGAGTGGCTCAATCCCAAGTTGCTTAGGCAATATCAGTAGTCTTGAGTATTTAGATCTACAGCAAAATAGTTTCAGTGGTAGCATACCAGATTTTGGAGGAGCAACCCAACTGTCCACTCTTGAACTCAATGACAATAAATTGGAAGGGAAGTTGCCGAGGTCATTAGCCAATTGCACAATGCTCTATGTTTTAAACCTCGAAAACAATACTCTGCACGACACATTCCCTTTGTGGTTGGGAAAATTGCCTGTCTTGACGCTTCTTATACTGCGAGCAAATAGGTTTTATGGTCCAATTAAACATTTGGAAAATAATTTTCCAGTATTGGATGTATTAGACATAGCTTCTAATAACTTTTCTGGTCATTTATCAATTAAATTCTTTCATGCCACTCATCAGCTAAGGTCACTCAAAATCGGTGGGAACAAATTAGAAGGGAAGTTGCCAAGGTCATTGGCCAATTGCAAAAAGCTTGAAGTTTTGGATGTTGGGAAAAATATGATACATGACACTTTTCCTAACTGGTTAGTGAAATTGCCTTCTTTGATGGTTCTTATACTAAGATCCAACAAATTTTATGGTTCAATTCATTTTTCCGGAGATGGAAATGCTTTCCCAATGTTACATATACTGGATCTTGCTTCCAATAACTTTTCGGGTGAGGTATCTGTTGAATTTTTTCAATCTTTGAGGGCAATGATGGTGATTGACGGCAACAAATCTAAGCCAAGTTATGTTGGAGATAATTCTTATTATCAAGATTCAGTGACAATTGTGAATAAAGGGTTTGAAATTAATTACCAGAAAATCTTAACCCTGCTTACTTGTCTTGACCTCTCCAATAATAACTTCCATGGGAGAATATTAGAAGAAATACAAGACCTCAAGTCACTCCATGTGCTAAACTTGTCCTACAACAGCTTCTTTGACTCCATTCCTTCAGCATTAGGAAGCTTAACAGAGCTTGAGTCATTGGATCTCTCCTTCAACAAACTCTTCGGGAAGATTCCTCCACAGCTTACAAGCCTTACTTTTCTTGCAGCGCTGAATCTCTCTTACAACCAACTTGAGGGAAGCATACCACAAAGCAACCAATTTGGTACATTTTTAAATGATTCCTACATAGGAAACCCAAGATTGTGTGGGGTTCCTCTGATGAAGAAGTGCAATGAAGTTGGTTCGCAAATGCTGCCGCCAAAGGTTGGTGAAGATTCGTGGATAGATTGTTTATCTGTTTGGAAAGTTGTGTTGATGGGGTATGGATGTGGATTGGTGATAGGATTTTCAATTGGGTATACAGTGCTAAATGAGTTTGGGAACAAATGGATGGCTAGTTTTATTCGAAACTGGAATCGGAAACGAAGAAGATCTATGTGACTCAATCAAAACTGAAATTCCAATGTCCTTTGGTAAGCATCTCAGaatacttattaattaaaaacattTAGGCCTCACTTTACAagttttttatatttgttttcgTAGCATTCATATTCTTTATATACATGACACCCTTTACCCCTTTCATTATCAATGATTTTGCAACTATTTGCAGTGCAAGAAACTAATACAAGTCGTTGTATGTTAGCACAACCATTAGACGTGTGGAGAAATGTGAACAGAGGAGTAAATAACATAAGAGTTGCTGGAAGTACCGTTGGATTTTCATAGCGATTGATAAAGGGGATAGGTGAAAGGGAGAGTAATGCAATGATGAGTCCAAGATAAGAATGAGATACTGATTCTATCATCTTGGTGGAGATGAAGAGAGATATAGCAGTGAATTATTGTGGATCGAGGTTTCTGATCCAAGAGACCTTTGTTTGAAGGAATCCATTGTTTGCTGCATTTTTCATTTTCTAATGGTTAATTTCAAATCCAAGTGCATATGCTTCTCTGCATTTGACAGGTTTTCCTCAAGCCCTTTATAGCTAATTACATTGTGATGTTTTATTCCCCATAGGtgtgaataaatcaaatatttttaagagggtctaaaattaaaaagaacCACATTCTTAAAATATTGTCTACTCAATCAATTGATTTAATTTTAGCATTAAAATGAAATGGTAATAGCTTCTTATTAGATGAGTACCTCATTTTCTTTTGCTTAACCTCATTTGTTGTTCTTACTAAATTGAgcttatgtgtatatatagactTGGTTGTATTTAGTATAAAGAAGTAACTTCATCCTTGTAATTATCTGGCCAATGATGTGAAAGTATATTAGAGTCTTTTATGATCTCTGAGTAACTAATCCATAATAGAAATTATAATTGTAGATATCTATGTAAAATTACTTATTTTTCCAGTATCATTTAATTACAATTTAGTGCAGGGACCAAACTAGATGGCATCTTGGTGATTCGATGAATGAGTTGTATTATTTGAGGTAAACATTAGTTATGAGTTTGGATGTTTTAAATGAGTATCCCATTAAATGTAACTTATTTACATAAATTTTTCTTACAAACCTGATGAAAATGATTTAGAAATGACAATTTTTTTAGGTAAATTACTGCAGATTTGGTTTTTACATGCTCTGTTTCACTGTCATTATGGTGCAACTTTGGTTATGAACACTGAATGTGACTGGCATATCCAAGTGTTGTGTATGTGTGCAACTGTCACCTTCaatattttgataagttttttcgTGTATTTGAAGGTCTTTATTGTAATTTATGTATTCTGTTCTACTTGCTTCAATGATTTGATCTTTTTGAACAGTTTAATAACTTGTATGGATGCCATCACTCTCTTCCTGATGGTTCGTTGAGAGCTACCAATGTCACGTTTGTTGGCAAGGATGTTGTTTGTCTGTGGTTATGGTGATGTTGGCAAGGGCAGTGCTGATGCATTGAAGCAAGCGGGTGCTCACCTAATCGTCAATGAGATTGATCCTAAATGTGCCCTTCAGGTTCTAATGGTAGGACTCTTGAGGATGTTGTTTTGGGGCTGATATCTTTGTCACAACAACTGGTAACAAGGACATCATCATGGTTAACCACATAAGGAAGATGGAGGACAATGGTGATCATTTTGATAAGGAAATCGCCATGCATGATCCCGAGAACTATCCTGGTGTCAAGCGTATTACCGTCAAACCTCAAATCCATAGGTGGATCTTCCCTGAAACAAACACCAGCATCACTAAGTCGGCAGAGGATATCTGATGAACTTCCTAGCTTTGTTATGTCATGGTGGTTCAGGAACCAGGTGATGGTCGAACTGAAGCTCTGGAAGGAGAAGAGAAGCAGAAATAGAGGAGTGATGAAGATATGAGTCCAAACATAAGAATGATATTGTTTGTATGTTCATATTCTTTTCCAGTGAACTTCCTCAAGTCTTATAGATAAAGACTGCAATTGTGGATAAAATGAGCATCTTGAATTTTCATTCCATCTTCTTTCTTTGGCTTGGCCTAATCTTTTGTTCTTTCTAAACGGACTTGATGAAATGAATCCATTTTGTTTTTCATTTAAAGGACTGCATTCTATGGTAATGAACTATTCATCcatatattttctattttagttTTGCTTCTTTTACAAGCCACCGTATTGTTACTTTGTAAAAATTTACCACATAAGAATAACAACATATGTAGAAGCGGTAAGAACCAAGTATGATGGTTTATCCTAAATTCCTAATATAAGGTATAACAATACctaatattttgaattaaaattctTGTATTTATCATATTAAGGGTAAACggttaaaacatttaataaagaTCGAAATATCAATTAAGCCCTTCTAAATGTAAACAATCATTATCAATTTGACCATTAAAAGATGTTAATATGACTAACGAATGTAACAAAAAACTAATACGTGACCTGTCACGTGGAAGTATGCTAACATGATATGCCACATCAACAtgcattttaaaaaataaaacatcataatttttttttttaaatgcacATTAATAATGAGTCTGCACAAATAGGTGTCCAAGTTCATCTGCATTTGGACTTCCATTTGTACAAATTCATTCCGCATGTGgttattaaaaatcattaaaatattattttaaaattttaaaatatttttaaaataattataaaagttgttaaaaattccaaaattataaattattaaaataataaaattaaattacaaaattataaaatttatttacaatttattaaaactataaaaatcataagaattttaaaaatgtattATAAGATTATAAAAATTCAAGTATTCAGTTATTCAT
The Gossypium arboreum isolate Shixiya-1 chromosome 10, ASM2569848v2, whole genome shotgun sequence genome window above contains:
- the LOC108487832 gene encoding receptor-like protein 50, which translates into the protein MWCISNSESPHNLRPNMENLGILMSLFFLFSFSTSLHPSSHSNLQNHCLDDQRSTLLQLQHHLYYAPNFTFSSKLDLWDPNTRCCSWKGVTCDALGHVIGIDLSCKNLSGSFHSIFNLHHLQRLNLAGNNFNTTLFQYGFGKLPNLTHLNLSASCFHSQIPVGISYLTRLVSLNLSYQDDCYWRNDQSFASFDPTLKLEKPNFKTFIKNMRSLRELYLDGVNISSQSSEWCETTSLSLPKLSVLSMSGCGLTGPFCSSLLNLRYLSKLNLDSNPISYLPPKFSKISSPLVSLRLVDCNLSGHFPAEFFLLPKMQRIDISDNSRLMGQLPEFPINNTLEVLSLQYTNFSGSIPASIANLSNLVELDLSDNNFNGSIPPFHRSGVPNLASLDLSWNHLSGSIPSSLFTLSTLQTLSLGYNSFSDCQLKLDMFLQLSNLTRLDLSNISLFIGSNNKIRTLPQLESLYLRSCNLTEFPEFIKSQNKLTDLDLSNNRIHGLVLNWLWKSTLEILDLSSNAIDIPNQFPFDDANSSFPMLRSLFLESCNISTFPAFLKSQESLEELDLSNNQISGAVPNWLWKSTLIFVDLSSNAIDIPNQFPFDDANSSFPMLISLRLRSCNISTFPAFLKSQESLEELDLSNNQISGAVPNWVWKKSLQYLDLSNNSLTSLDQFSSNQDSLQIPICNLSQLKTFAASFNKLSGSIPSCLGNISSLEYLDLQQNSFSGSIPDFGGATQLSTLELNDNKLEGKLPRSLANCTMLYVLNLENNTLHDTFPLWLGKLPVLTLLILRANRFYGPIKHLENNFPVLDVLDIASNNFSGHLSIKFFHATHQLRSLKIGGNKLEGKLPRSLANCKKLEVLDVGKNMIHDTFPNWLVKLPSLMVLILRSNKFYGSIHFSGDGNAFPMLHILDLASNNFSGEVSVEFFQSLRAMMVIDGNKSKPSYVGDNSYYQDSVTIVNKGFEINYQKILTLLTCLDLSNNNFHGRILEEIQDLKSLHVLNLSYNSFFDSIPSALGSLTELESLDLSFNKLFGKIPPQLTSLTFLAALNLSYNQLEGSIPQSNQFGTFLNDSYIGNPRLCGVPLMKKCNEVGSQMLPPKVGEDSWIDCLSVWKVVLMGYGCGLVIGFSIGYTVLNEFGNKWMASFIRNWNRKRRRSM